CGGGTTAAGGATATCAGGGTGGAGTGAAGAAGGCTACCCTGAGATAGTAGAGTTAAAGAACAGCAGGGTATTCTACTTCGGTACACAAGCACACCCGGAGTTCAAAAGCACACCGTTAAATCCAAGCCCAGTCTACATGTACTTCGTTAAGTCATTACTAAAAGCCACTTGACGACTCTAATGTACATGAGGAAACCTACTTTAACATGTTTGGTGATCATAGTGCTTATATCCGTAGTACTTCTAGAGATATAGTAATATTCATTTAATAATTTCAGCCTGAAACCCAATACACAGTTGAATACTCTTTTAGTAGCCTCTAAGTAGTGCGACTTGAAGATTACGTTTTTCTATTAAGGGTTAACTTGCTTTAGAACTGCAAAATAGTAAAGGAGGAGAGATAAAAGTTGAAAATAATCTAAGCTATCTGTGGGAGAGCTTGCGGTGCCTCCTGTTTTGCTGGTGGTTTCAACGTGAAGAATGCTATCGCGGCTAGAATCCACGCTATTAGCAGTATTATTGTGCCCACTATAAGTATCATGAGTATAACTCCTATAAGGATGAGAAGCCCAGCTGTGCCGAAGAGTTTTTCACCACTTTTCTCTTTGAGGAGATCCATTGTTTTCTTAAAGTATATTCCAGCAACTATTGAGAATACCCAGAGAACTACTAAAACTAGGATGATACCCATAATAGCTCCTAAGCCACCCCCTATTAATGCTGCGCCGGGATGCATCATTCCACCGAGGAACATTGCGCCAATTAATCCAGCGTAGAATACCACTAGTACTGCTATTGCTACAACTAATCCTACTATAGCTATTATGACTGCATAGAGAGAGTTATCGTATATCTTCTTCTCCCCGTAGGCTTCGGAGAGCCCCTTTAATCCTATGAGTAGTAGTACTGCGCCTATTATTAAGAGGATTAGTGGTTGAATGAAGGATATAGCTAGTAGTATTGACCCTATACCAGCAAGTATCTTGCTCGTGTCGAACTCCAAGAATTCCACCTTCACTAAATATTCTTCCTTAACTTAGGTATATAAGTATGATCGTATATGCTTGTGGAGCCCTGATTATTAAACACGAACCCCCACTTCTTGAAGGGTGCTTTAGATGAATACAGCCACGATTCTAGGCTACCTCGAGTGGATTCTATGGGCTTCAAGCTCTACAGTTATAGTGTATTCTATTGTTAAACGGGTGCTCGGGCATAGGGATGCAGGGAGATGGTTTCTAGCAGGTTTAACAGGGTTCCTCATAGCTGGGTTCTCTGAGGTATTGTTAAGCGGACTCTACGGCGACAATATTACTCTACTGCTAGCGCAGCCCTACGGCTGGGTTTACTCTGCTATCTCGCTAGGATTAATGATGGTGGGAGGATTATACGTGGTGTCGGGAAGAATAGAGGAAGGGTCTCTGCAGGTTTTAAGCGGCCTTCTCATAATAGGCCTGGGGCTGGCAAGCCTCTATCTAGCTGGATTTAAAACCTGGACTCCCGGCAGTATCCTCTATGTGCATTTAGACCTGCCGAAGCAAGGGTTCTATACTGGTGAAGCAGTCTACTTGAATATCACGGTTTACCCTGCCCCTGTGGAAGTCGAGTACACTGTTTCATGGGGTGATGGGGTAGTAGAGAATTATACTGGAGGCCCGTCTATAAGAGTAGAGCATTCTTACAGCTCGAGTGGTGTTTACACTGTTACAGTCGAAGCATCTAGCGGAAATAAGAGGGGAGTTAACAGTATCGCGGTCAGCGTCTCCGAGCCACCGTGGGAGCCCCCGTGGCCGTTCAACGTGATAGTTAAACCTGTAGCGGACTTCTCCAGCTCATTCTGGCAGGCTCTTACAATGCCGTTTAATCTCCAGCTTCTTACAACATCACCTAGACTCGAAGAGAATAGCGAGGCGTGGAGTCTATATGAAGCCGTATTAAATGTATCTATGAGTGGTCTTGGATTATTCCTTGCATTCAGACTCTTCCATGCAGCAGTGGCAGGGGATGCCAGGGGACTTGTAGACTCAGTTAGGGAAGCTCTTGTAGCTTTACTTCTAGCCTTCACAGGACCCTACGTGTACAATGCAACCGTGGATGTACTGAATACTATTTCAGCAGGGATTATAGAAGGCGTGAATCCAACACCGGTGGTAGCCTCAACTCTAACACTCATCGCGGCAGGGCTGGGACTAGGTTTCTTCGTACCCCTCGCCGCCCATCTGGCAGCATTGATCACCGTGATAATCGCGGTAGCCGGAGCCCTTATAGCTTTAAGACACTGGCTTACGCTAACTCTAGCAGCTTCAACCCCTCTTCTCGCAGTAGCATACCTTCACCCAGGGTTTAGAGGCACAGTTAAATGGCTTCTAGGCTTATGGAGTGGAATACTGCTATCAGGACCACTAACAGCAGTATTCCTCAGAGTGTGGACCAGCCAGGTCGGAAGCGTGGGGCAGGCTCTCACGGGAATCTTCGTATACGCTATACTCCCAAATATCATTGGATTCCTGGGTGGAGGCATGATAGGTGGTGCAGCGTGGAGGGTTAGCCTCCCTCTGCAGATAGTATCACTGAAGCTGGTGGGTGCCGTAGATAGAAGCAGGGAAGCGAAGCGTGGTGCAACCTCGTTAAAAATCTAATTGAGGTAAGCTACTCTATACTCCCTTTACGTTTACTACCTTCTACTATTTCAATAAGTCTTCTGGCGTGCACTACTAGCTCCTCCATATCTAGCTCTAGATGCCTCAGTATCTCCCGGAGAAACTCGAGCTCACGGTACATCTCCGTTAGCTCTCGCTCTAAGAGTGCAGTATCCTCGGGATGGCTTTCTACAATGCAGCCGACAGCTAGTAAGCGGCATCTTAGATCCATTGATTGATTCACAATGTTACGTATCCTGGTCACCATAGACCCGGTCTTAGATTGAATATAGAAGCGTGCTGTCTCTAAATCCTCCTGGCTCAAAGACTCCACCGTCTGTATACTTTAATGCCGGCTTATTTTAGTCTTACAGGCTACTTAGGGTAGTCTTGCTAAGTCTTTAACTACGAGTTCAGCTACTCTTCTCCCTGAGAGTAGCATGCCTGTAAATATAGGTCCCATTCTATTCAATCCGTGTAGTGATGCAACAGCCATGCCTGTAGCATACAATCCTGGGAGTACTTTACCCGTGTATTCAACTACGTTTCTTTCTGCTAGCTCCGTGTAAGCTGATTTCTCACCCGGTATTCTCAAGCCAGCTTCAGGGTTCTTTCTAGCCGTAATTCTAAGTACTTCGGCATCATGTCCTGTAGCATCTATTACAGCACTGGATTCTATGAATAATGGATCCACGTGTAGCCCTGCCAGCTGCACTGCACTCCACTGGAGTACTACTCCCTGGATTCTAAAAGGATTATACCTTACAATTAAGTCTTCAACTGAAACCCCGAGTATTATTCTAGCACCTGCATCCAAAGCCCCTGTGGATAGCTTAGCGAT
The nucleotide sequence above comes from Desulfurococcus sp.. Encoded proteins:
- a CDS encoding DUF996 domain-containing protein, translating into MEFDTSKILAGIGSILLAISFIQPLILLIIGAVLLLIGLKGLSEAYGEKKIYDNSLYAVIIAIVGLVVAIAVLVVFYAGLIGAMFLGGMMHPGAALIGGGLGAIMGIILVLVVLWVFSIVAGIYFKKTMDLLKEKSGEKLFGTAGLLILIGVILMILIVGTIILLIAWILAAIAFFTLKPPAKQEAPQALPQIA
- a CDS encoding PKD domain-containing protein; its protein translation is MNTATILGYLEWILWASSSTVIVYSIVKRVLGHRDAGRWFLAGLTGFLIAGFSEVLLSGLYGDNITLLLAQPYGWVYSAISLGLMMVGGLYVVSGRIEEGSLQVLSGLLIIGLGLASLYLAGFKTWTPGSILYVHLDLPKQGFYTGEAVYLNITVYPAPVEVEYTVSWGDGVVENYTGGPSIRVEHSYSSSGVYTVTVEASSGNKRGVNSIAVSVSEPPWEPPWPFNVIVKPVADFSSSFWQALTMPFNLQLLTTSPRLEENSEAWSLYEAVLNVSMSGLGLFLAFRLFHAAVAGDARGLVDSVREALVALLLAFTGPYVYNATVDVLNTISAGIIEGVNPTPVVASTLTLIAAGLGLGFFVPLAAHLAALITVIIAVAGALIALRHWLTLTLAASTPLLAVAYLHPGFRGTVKWLLGLWSGILLSGPLTAVFLRVWTSQVGSVGQALTGIFVYAILPNIIGFLGGGMIGGAAWRVSLPLQIVSLKLVGAVDRSREAKRGATSLKI
- a CDS encoding sulfide-dependent adenosine diphosphate thiazole synthase translates to MVNYVDLESSITRVIWEEVSRDWVDFARSDVIVVGAGPSGLVAAKYLADNGLKTLVVEKRLSFGGGIGGGGMLLHKVVVDERGLSILEDFKVKYKPSSVKGLYIIDSTELIAKLSTGALDAGARIILGVSVEDLIVRYNPFRIQGVVLQWSAVQLAGLHVDPLFIESSAVIDATGHDAEVLRITARKNPEAGLRIPGEKSAYTELAERNVVEYTGKVLPGLYATGMAVASLHGLNRMGPIFTGMLLSGRRVAELVVKDLARLP